In the genome of Indicator indicator isolate 239-I01 chromosome 8, UM_Iind_1.1, whole genome shotgun sequence, one region contains:
- the CBR4 gene encoding 3-oxoacyl-[acyl-carrier-protein] reductase: MGKVCAIFGGSRGIGKAVAELLAQKGCRLAIISRNLEAAQTTARNLGAGHLALSCDVSSEQEVENTFEEMKKNLGPLNYLVNAAGINRDGLLLRTKTEDMIAQIHTNLLGTMLTCKAAVKVMIQQQGGAIVNIGSVVGLKGNSGQSVYSATKAGLVGFSRSLAKEVAKRQIRVNVVVPGFIHTEMTAHLEEDQLKKAILLGRFGEPHEVAHAIVFLLESPYVTGSTLIVDGGLHLMT, encoded by the exons ATGGGCAAGGTTTGTGCCATTTTTGGGGGATCCCGAGGAATAGGAAAAGCTGTTGCAGAACTGCTGGCACAGAAAGGCTGCCGCCTGGCAATCATTTCTAGGAATCTGGAAGCAGCCCAAACCACTGCTCGCAATCTTGGTG CAGGACATCTGGCACTTAGCTGTGATGTATCCAGCGAACAAGAAGTTGAAAATACTTTtgaggagatgaagaagaatttAGGTCCTCTTAACTACTTGGTTAATGCAGCTGGGATCAACAG AGATGGTTTATTACTGAGAACCAAAACTGAAGATATGATAGCCCAGATTCACACTAACCTTTTGGGAACAATGttgacatgcaaagctgctgtAAAAGTCATGATTCAACAACAGGGAGGTGCTATTGTCAACATAG GAAGTGTTGTAGGACTTAAAGGCAACTCTGGTCAAAGCGTGTACAGTgctaccaaagcaggattagTTGGATTTTCACGCTCTCTTGCTAAAGAAGTAGCAAAAAGGCAAATTCGAGTGAATGTGGTTGTTCCAG GCTTTATTCACACAGAGATGACTGCTCATTTGGAAGAGGATCAGCTGAAGAAAGCAATTCTCCTTGGAAGATTTGGAGAGCCTCATGAAGTTGCACATGCTATTGTCTTTCTTCTAGAGTCCCCCTATGTTACAGGGAGTACTCTAATTGTAGATGGAGGCTTACACCTTATGACTTAA